A window from Bacteroidales bacterium encodes these proteins:
- a CDS encoding RNA polymerase sigma-70 factor: MSDLLASYEKILIGKLINDDQVAFTIIFTRYYEDLVHFSFGITHNSDASEEVVQDVFLKLWENRSKLDIHTSLKSFLLKSVQNKSIDSLRHISITNKYASVVLEHPMLLENDTENYLLFSELENNFAQALGKLPVQNAEVFRMSRIESFNYQEIASKLGISVRTVEVRMSKAISLLREELKDFLILFLIFYLLIL; the protein is encoded by the coding sequence ATGTCCGATTTATTGGCATCGTATGAAAAAATTCTGATCGGAAAGCTAATCAACGATGACCAGGTAGCCTTCACCATTATTTTTACCAGGTACTATGAGGACCTGGTTCATTTTTCATTTGGGATTACGCACAATTCAGATGCTTCGGAGGAAGTAGTGCAGGATGTATTCCTCAAACTTTGGGAAAACCGTTCAAAATTGGATATTCATACTTCGCTCAAATCATTCCTGTTAAAATCTGTTCAGAACAAAAGTATTGACAGCTTGCGACACATTAGCATTACCAACAAATATGCTTCAGTTGTGCTTGAACATCCTATGCTTTTGGAAAATGATACCGAGAATTACCTCCTGTTTTCAGAACTAGAGAATAATTTTGCCCAGGCTCTTGGGAAGTTACCGGTTCAGAATGCTGAAGTATTCCGGATGAGTCGGATAGAGTCATTTAATTACCAGGAAATTGCTTCAAAACTTGGGATTTCAGTCCGGACAGTAGAAGTCCGTATGAGCAAAGCCATTTCTTTACTCAGGGAAGAACTGAAAGATTTTCTGATCCTCTTTCTTATTTTTTATCTGCTTATCCTTTAG
- a CDS encoding DEAD/DEAH box helicase, whose product MIQRALENLKIAELNEMQLASLEANKTGGDIVLLSPTGSGKTLAFLLPILKLIDETIPGVQVLILAPSRELALQIEQVFRSMGTEFKVNCCYGGHPMKVEINNLKHPPAVLVGTPGRVADHIRRNTFDTTSVKTIILDEFDKSLEFGFKDEMSYIISELQYLKKRFLTSASEAIAIPDFAGVSSPVRLNFLSDKHPAGLQLKAVVSEGRDKLDALFSLICKLGNKTTLVFCNHREAVERISELLDDKGLVHGIYHGGLEQEERERALIKFRNGSHRILITTDLASRGLDIPEIENVIHYQFPATADAFMHRNGRTARMHAEGTSYLIMGEGDHLPSFLKEKPEYVDLPANPRLPDNSAWDTLFVAAGKKDKINKTDIVGLLIQKGKLHKEEIGLIEVLDYSSFVAVKRDKIDKVVQLLRFEKIKKKSVKIEVSI is encoded by the coding sequence CGCTGGAGAACCTGAAAATTGCAGAACTCAACGAAATGCAATTAGCTTCACTGGAAGCGAATAAAACAGGAGGAGATATTGTATTGCTGTCCCCAACAGGATCAGGCAAAACACTTGCATTTCTATTACCAATATTAAAACTGATTGATGAAACAATTCCCGGTGTTCAGGTTCTCATCCTGGCTCCTTCAAGGGAACTGGCATTGCAGATAGAACAGGTATTCCGATCCATGGGTACCGAATTTAAGGTGAACTGCTGTTATGGCGGACATCCGATGAAAGTTGAAATCAATAATCTGAAACACCCACCAGCCGTCCTGGTAGGCACACCCGGAAGAGTGGCTGATCATATTCGAAGAAATACTTTCGATACCACTTCTGTCAAAACCATTATCCTTGACGAATTTGACAAGTCTCTGGAATTCGGATTTAAGGATGAAATGTCTTATATCATCAGTGAACTACAATATTTAAAAAAGCGTTTTTTAACTTCGGCTTCCGAAGCTATTGCTATACCTGATTTTGCCGGGGTATCTTCACCGGTCAGGTTGAATTTTCTTTCTGACAAGCATCCTGCAGGGCTCCAGCTAAAAGCTGTTGTAAGTGAAGGACGAGACAAACTTGATGCTTTGTTTTCTCTCATTTGCAAACTAGGGAATAAAACTACCCTGGTATTTTGCAATCACCGTGAGGCAGTTGAACGGATCAGCGAATTGCTTGATGATAAAGGACTTGTTCATGGCATTTATCATGGCGGCCTGGAGCAGGAAGAAAGGGAGCGCGCCCTGATCAAATTCCGTAATGGAAGTCATCGGATTTTAATCACCACCGACCTGGCTTCCAGGGGACTGGATATTCCGGAAATTGAAAATGTTATTCATTATCAGTTTCCAGCCACTGCAGATGCTTTCATGCATCGAAACGGACGCACTGCCCGGATGCATGCTGAAGGCACTTCATACCTCATTATGGGTGAAGGTGATCATTTACCCTCATTCCTCAAAGAAAAACCAGAATATGTTGATTTACCTGCAAATCCGCGTTTACCAGACAATTCAGCATGGGATACACTCTTTGTAGCTGCCGGAAAGAAAGACAAAATCAATAAAACGGATATTGTAGGTTTGTTAATCCAGAAAGGGAAGCTTCATAAAGAGGAGATCGGGCTGATTGAAGTATTGGATTATTCCTCATTTGTTGCAGTGAAACGTGATAAAATCGACAAAGTAGTTCAATTGCTTCGTTTCGAAAAAATTAAAAAGAAATCGGTAAAGATTGAAGTTTCTATATAA